One window from the genome of Commensalibacter oyaizuii encodes:
- a CDS encoding DUF4159 domain-containing protein, which translates to MIFLNPYILFALLALPLVWFFLKATPPRPRTQSFPPITLLHQLQNNVQEAVHAPWWLILIRLLAITLCILGLARPVFTASTLSVQHSNKPILLVIDNGWASAPQWPQFISAASAIVTQSQQKDTPIHLLLTAPDVQNNPLKLKPLANTISPTLQLEDIHPQAWPVNRQAAAELIQKNQKKYQTVYYLSDGIKQHHQDIFYNSLKAVHNLYEIQPQQDPISASTLLLTKPTLTANGITQPITLLAKSFPQNLTLHAYTLKGELLTSAQKTIFANTTQTSIELTIPAEAQNKIDYLQINNSPSAGGTYLLDENSRKHVIGLWVTSNSANTPFVGSLYYLKKALAPLGEIKEGSLQQLLENPLSVLIIPDTLITDEKTIQTLETWVKNGGMLIRFSGPLLAGSTLNSQQSSARSTALVPIPLLQGARELGGAMTWEKPQHLSAFSNNSPFYGLSIPKDVTISKQLLIEPNTDTDHFVWAKLEDGTPLVTHRTIGKGQIILFHTNSTPDWSSLPLSELFVSMLEKLIHISFGVETPQGDSLLRPISLLNSFGALETPSPYAQTIQTNAINKTIIDPHHPPGLYGESDFHAALNLGDHIQSLKPSAPVGKTLTLSPKSTSSYALSSICILIGLLLILLDILLSMFLRGYLNKAVKTILPVLMLFCIGEAAYAQSKDQAISPPAALQTRLAYILTHDPSVDLASKQGLEGLSGFINERTTLKLAQPEGVDPAKDDLAFYPILYWPITPNIQPDAKRNSALNHYISHGGVILIDTQGHDSSATTEPIHPDLFSGEAPGAAEALKLATSELTIPTLSKLSDKDLLSRTFYILHDFPGRYDAMPIWISQNNPLINDGVSAVIVGENDWAHAWAVTSDGSFAYPIFPNTEKQRNLSYRFGMNLVMYALTGSYKADQVHVSALLRQLGASE; encoded by the coding sequence ATGATCTTTCTTAACCCCTATATTCTTTTTGCGCTTTTAGCACTGCCTCTTGTTTGGTTCTTTTTAAAAGCAACCCCACCACGGCCCCGCACGCAATCTTTCCCACCAATTACGCTGTTACATCAATTACAAAACAATGTGCAAGAGGCTGTTCACGCACCGTGGTGGTTGATTTTAATACGTTTATTAGCAATTACTTTATGTATTTTAGGGTTAGCTAGACCTGTTTTCACTGCGAGTACTCTATCCGTTCAACATTCTAATAAACCAATTTTACTGGTAATAGATAATGGTTGGGCTTCTGCCCCTCAATGGCCCCAATTTATTTCCGCTGCCTCTGCGATCGTTACCCAAAGCCAGCAAAAAGATACACCAATACATTTACTACTGACGGCTCCTGATGTTCAAAATAATCCCTTAAAATTGAAACCGTTAGCAAATACTATAAGTCCGACATTACAACTTGAAGATATCCATCCACAAGCTTGGCCTGTTAACCGTCAAGCAGCAGCAGAGTTGATACAAAAAAATCAAAAAAAATATCAAACTGTTTATTATCTTTCCGACGGTATAAAACAACATCACCAAGATATATTTTATAATAGCTTAAAAGCCGTTCATAATCTCTATGAAATCCAACCACAACAAGATCCCATATCGGCATCTACTTTATTATTAACAAAGCCAACTTTGACTGCAAATGGCATAACCCAACCTATTACATTATTGGCAAAATCATTTCCCCAAAACCTGACACTGCATGCTTATACCTTAAAAGGCGAGTTGTTAACCTCAGCACAAAAAACAATATTTGCCAATACGACACAGACCTCTATTGAATTGACCATTCCAGCAGAGGCACAAAATAAAATTGATTATCTACAAATTAATAACTCACCCAGCGCAGGGGGAACCTATCTTTTAGATGAAAACTCTAGAAAGCACGTAATTGGCTTATGGGTGACCTCTAACAGTGCCAACACACCTTTTGTTGGTTCGCTGTATTATCTTAAAAAAGCCCTAGCCCCATTAGGTGAAATAAAAGAAGGTTCGTTACAACAATTATTAGAAAATCCCCTATCCGTCTTAATTATCCCCGATACATTGATCACAGATGAGAAAACTATTCAAACGTTGGAAACATGGGTTAAAAATGGCGGTATGTTGATTCGATTTTCGGGACCCCTGTTGGCGGGCAGTACACTTAATTCTCAACAAAGTTCAGCCCGTTCAACAGCGTTAGTTCCAATTCCATTACTGCAAGGAGCAAGAGAATTAGGCGGGGCAATGACATGGGAAAAACCTCAACATTTATCAGCGTTTTCCAATAATTCTCCTTTTTACGGATTATCTATTCCAAAAGATGTTACAATCAGTAAACAGTTATTAATAGAGCCCAATACCGATACTGATCATTTTGTTTGGGCAAAGTTAGAAGATGGCACCCCACTGGTAACCCACCGGACAATAGGAAAAGGGCAAATTATCCTTTTTCATACCAATAGTACTCCAGATTGGTCCTCTTTACCGCTATCAGAATTATTTGTTTCTATGTTAGAGAAATTAATACATATTTCCTTTGGCGTGGAAACACCTCAAGGCGATAGCTTATTACGCCCTATCAGTTTACTAAATAGTTTTGGTGCTTTGGAAACCCCTTCCCCTTATGCGCAAACAATTCAAACAAATGCAATTAATAAAACCATCATTGATCCACATCATCCCCCAGGGTTATATGGTGAAAGCGATTTTCACGCAGCATTAAATTTGGGTGATCATATCCAATCGTTAAAACCGTCTGCTCCTGTTGGCAAAACCTTAACTCTATCGCCAAAATCCACATCATCTTATGCGCTTAGCAGTATATGTATCCTAATTGGTCTTCTTTTGATTCTGTTGGATATATTGCTCAGCATGTTTTTACGTGGTTACCTAAATAAAGCAGTTAAAACTATTTTACCTGTTTTGATGCTGTTTTGCATTGGTGAAGCTGCCTATGCACAATCTAAAGACCAAGCAATCTCTCCCCCCGCAGCATTACAAACCCGTCTTGCTTATATTCTTACTCATGATCCAAGCGTTGATCTTGCCTCTAAACAAGGATTGGAAGGGTTATCAGGATTTATTAATGAACGGACCACTTTAAAATTGGCTCAACCCGAAGGCGTTGATCCAGCTAAAGACGATTTAGCCTTCTATCCGATATTATACTGGCCCATTACCCCAAATATTCAGCCAGATGCAAAACGCAATAGCGCATTAAATCATTATATCAGCCATGGTGGCGTTATTCTTATTGACACGCAAGGTCATGATTCAAGCGCAACTACGGAACCCATTCATCCTGATCTTTTTTCAGGAGAAGCACCAGGTGCTGCAGAGGCTTTGAAACTTGCCACTTCAGAGTTAACTATTCCCACATTATCAAAATTATCAGATAAAGATTTACTGAGCCGTACTTTTTATATTCTACATGATTTTCCTGGACGTTACGATGCGATGCCTATCTGGATTTCACAAAATAACCCTTTAATTAACGATGGGGTCAGTGCTGTTATTGTGGGGGAAAATGACTGGGCGCACGCTTGGGCAGTAACATCAGATGGTAGCTTTGCTTATCCTATTTTTCCAAACACAGAAAAACAACGTAATTTAAGTTATCGGTTTGGTATGAATTTGGTTATGTATGCATTAACAGGCAGTTATAAAGCAGACCAAGTACATGTTTCTGCCCTATTAAGACAATTAGGAGCATCAGAGTAG
- a CDS encoding VWA domain-containing protein, which produces MLKQLTSFNLHFDPLLPFWALLCIAILCAIILCISLFNRSYKGILWRFLTCFILLAWLSGPIIFKNHQQELPQTLLILMDKSDSMSIGERQTIAQAALTRLLQTLPPNLHPKIISFRNDQNQGTNLFQAVEKAANQIPTTQLGGVIVITDGQIHDVPKDFPKSMTLATHKTLPLYALLPASHEQTDRSLKILHTPAYTITGKKAEIKLQVNDNGISVPRDAVATLTILQENQPTLTMNVPVGSPQTIQVPVTHNGKNLIGISVFPLFGEISDINNHQIIQINGIRDKLKVLLVSSSPNQGERAWRSLLKSDPSVDLVHFTILRSAEQDENIPANELALIPFPINELFMQKINLFDLIILDGFENRNSLPPYYLAQIVNYVRKGGGLFLIAGPEYAQNFSLQNSPLRSILPAHVASDRDIINTPFKPELTPLGKKHPVTKILSKNQLNWGSWYRYLKATGDIAGQVLMQTPDQSPLLILNHVDKGRVALLLSDQLWLWSKGAQKEGPQAELLRRLSHWLMKEPELEEEQLKATIQNKKLTIYWENTHDQRPSEFTITSPSGQIQSATLTPDQENGSATVTVPAKEDGIWKISNEHLTTYTAAQLSDPIEMNELAVTATQLSKLLQNHGYVFWLGDHPNQISLPKIETTDQQNPSYANATSMKFPKHVTYTTTHQSIYHILSPWMTLILGLGCLFMAWYRESKS; this is translated from the coding sequence GTGTTAAAACAACTTACTTCTTTTAACCTTCATTTTGATCCTTTACTCCCCTTTTGGGCATTATTATGTATAGCTATTTTATGCGCTATTATTTTGTGCATAAGCCTTTTTAACCGTTCGTATAAAGGCATCCTATGGCGTTTTCTGACCTGTTTTATATTGTTAGCGTGGTTATCAGGGCCAATTATTTTTAAAAATCATCAACAAGAATTACCACAAACCTTGTTGATCTTGATGGATAAATCTGATTCCATGTCTATTGGTGAACGACAAACTATTGCCCAAGCAGCATTGACACGCCTGCTACAAACCCTCCCCCCCAATCTTCATCCAAAAATTATTTCATTTCGTAATGATCAAAATCAGGGCACTAATCTGTTTCAAGCCGTCGAGAAAGCAGCTAATCAAATCCCAACAACACAATTAGGTGGGGTAATTGTCATCACTGATGGTCAAATTCATGATGTACCCAAAGATTTTCCTAAAAGTATGACTTTGGCCACTCATAAAACATTACCTTTATATGCACTTTTACCCGCCAGTCACGAACAAACAGATCGATCTTTAAAAATTCTTCATACACCTGCCTATACGATTACCGGTAAAAAAGCTGAAATTAAATTGCAGGTCAATGATAATGGAATCTCTGTTCCCCGCGATGCTGTGGCGACTCTGACAATTTTGCAAGAAAATCAACCTACTTTAACAATGAACGTGCCTGTAGGTTCCCCGCAAACAATTCAAGTTCCCGTAACGCATAATGGTAAAAATCTGATTGGTATTTCTGTATTCCCATTATTTGGTGAAATATCAGATATTAACAACCATCAAATTATTCAAATCAATGGCATTCGGGATAAACTAAAAGTATTATTAGTATCCAGTTCGCCCAATCAAGGAGAACGCGCATGGAGAAGTTTGTTAAAATCAGATCCATCCGTTGATTTGGTTCACTTTACCATCTTACGTTCTGCAGAGCAGGATGAAAATATTCCAGCCAATGAATTAGCATTAATCCCTTTTCCAATTAATGAACTTTTCATGCAAAAAATCAATCTATTTGATCTAATTATCTTAGATGGTTTTGAAAATAGGAATAGCCTGCCCCCCTACTATTTAGCTCAAATAGTCAATTATGTTCGGAAAGGTGGAGGATTATTCCTGATTGCAGGGCCTGAATATGCACAAAATTTCTCGCTACAAAACTCGCCTTTACGTTCTATATTACCTGCTCATGTTGCTTCAGATCGTGACATCATCAATACCCCTTTTAAACCAGAACTAACCCCACTGGGTAAAAAACATCCTGTCACTAAGATATTAAGTAAAAATCAACTAAACTGGGGATCATGGTATCGGTATTTAAAAGCGACAGGTGATATTGCTGGACAAGTTTTAATGCAAACCCCAGATCAATCCCCCCTGTTGATTTTAAATCATGTGGATAAAGGAAGAGTTGCACTTTTGTTGTCTGACCAATTATGGTTATGGTCCAAAGGGGCACAAAAAGAAGGGCCACAAGCCGAATTACTGCGACGTTTGTCCCATTGGTTGATGAAAGAACCTGAACTGGAAGAAGAACAGTTAAAAGCAACTATTCAAAATAAAAAACTGACAATCTATTGGGAAAATACACATGACCAACGTCCAAGTGAATTTACTATTACCTCCCCATCCGGTCAGATACAATCCGCAACCCTAACCCCGGACCAAGAAAATGGCAGCGCGACTGTAACTGTACCAGCCAAAGAAGATGGAATTTGGAAAATATCGAATGAACATCTAACAACCTATACCGCAGCACAGCTTTCAGATCCGATAGAAATGAATGAACTAGCAGTCACAGCAACTCAGTTGTCTAAATTATTACAAAATCATGGCTACGTCTTCTGGCTGGGGGATCACCCTAATCAAATATCTCTTCCTAAGATCGAAACCACTGATCAACAAAATCCTTCCTATGCCAACGCAACTTCGATGAAGTTTCCCAAACATGTAACCTATACAACAACACACCAATCAATCTATCATATTTTATCACCATGGATGACCTTAATCCTTGGATTAGGGTGTCTATTCATGGCATGGTATAGAGAAAGCAAGTCTTAA
- a CDS encoding ankyrin repeat domain-containing protein, producing MNFQPRLLPFLSLLCVTAFCGTNLLATTAMAQTATAPSHKEKKGGKEKPTAQSNSDNQDQDDDGLGNDDKNPTQALFDAINTGNLNAAQDALGRGADLRATNVLGQTPLEMSVDLNRDRITFLLLSMRGYNNSPQTLANASVSVEPSAITVKNGKGHMSVKGKNKQGKFLSAQHSPIFQAQDGGVPKPEIGFLGFQNK from the coding sequence ATGAACTTTCAGCCTCGTTTATTGCCTTTCCTCTCCTTATTATGTGTTACAGCTTTTTGTGGCACTAACCTCCTTGCAACAACGGCCATGGCACAAACGGCCACGGCTCCCTCTCACAAAGAAAAAAAAGGGGGAAAGGAAAAGCCAACAGCTCAATCTAATAGTGATAATCAAGACCAAGATGACGATGGTCTGGGAAATGATGACAAAAATCCGACCCAAGCACTTTTCGATGCAATTAATACTGGAAATCTGAATGCAGCCCAAGATGCCTTGGGACGGGGTGCAGATTTACGTGCAACCAACGTTCTAGGACAAACACCATTGGAAATGTCCGTTGATTTAAACCGTGATCGTATAACTTTCTTATTACTCTCAATGCGTGGGTATAACAATTCACCACAGACCTTGGCCAATGCTAGTGTCTCTGTTGAGCCTTCTGCAATTACGGTTAAAAATGGTAAGGGACATATGTCGGTCAAGGGAAAAAATAAACAAGGAAAATTTTTATCGGCCCAACACAGCCCAATTTTCCAAGCCCAAGACGGTGGGGTTCCTAAACCAGAAATTGGCTTCTTAGGCTTTCAGAATAAATAA
- a CDS encoding site-specific DNA-methyltransferase, translating to MSGAVMLDLPLDQILNGECIQVMKQLPSASIDCIFADPPYNLQLQGELRRPDDTIVDGVTDEWDKFQSFAAYDQFCRDWLRECHRLLRKDGTIWVIGSYHNIFRIGTILQDLGFWILNDIIWRKSNPMPNFKGRRFTNAHETLIWAAKGADSKYRFNYQAMKTLNDDLQMRSDWFLPLCTGNERLRNEHGLKLHPTQKPESLLYRVVLSSTNIDDVILDPFAGTGTTLAVAKRLQRRFIGIERHPDYMKAAKQRVETERALPVKDIKLSPSKKEIPKVPFGNLIEQGFLAPGVVLMDRQRRVFATVTSDSTIVSGNQRGSIHKIGAFVTNAPSCNGWTFWHFERDGVLLALDVLRTEYNQMVQKGK from the coding sequence ATGAGTGGTGCAGTTATGTTGGATCTTCCTTTGGATCAGATCTTAAATGGAGAATGCATCCAGGTAATGAAGCAATTGCCATCCGCATCAATCGATTGTATTTTTGCCGATCCTCCTTATAATTTGCAATTACAAGGAGAGTTGCGCAGGCCTGACGATACAATTGTTGATGGCGTGACCGATGAGTGGGATAAGTTTCAAAGTTTTGCTGCCTATGATCAATTTTGTCGGGACTGGTTACGTGAATGTCATCGTTTATTGCGTAAAGATGGTACGATATGGGTGATCGGTTCTTATCACAATATTTTTCGTATTGGTACTATTTTACAGGATCTCGGCTTTTGGATTTTAAATGATATTATTTGGCGAAAATCTAATCCAATGCCTAATTTCAAAGGGCGCCGTTTTACCAATGCGCACGAGACACTGATTTGGGCCGCCAAAGGAGCAGATAGTAAATATCGTTTTAACTATCAAGCAATGAAAACGTTAAATGATGATCTCCAGATGCGTTCGGATTGGTTTTTGCCTTTATGCACTGGAAATGAACGGTTACGAAACGAACACGGATTGAAACTTCATCCAACACAAAAACCAGAAAGTTTATTATATAGGGTTGTTTTGTCATCAACCAATATTGACGATGTTATTTTGGATCCTTTCGCTGGAACTGGTACGACTTTGGCCGTTGCAAAACGTTTGCAACGCCGCTTTATTGGTATTGAACGTCATCCCGATTATATGAAAGCAGCAAAACAACGGGTAGAAACCGAGAGGGCTTTACCTGTCAAGGATATTAAATTATCACCATCTAAGAAGGAAATACCAAAGGTGCCTTTTGGTAATTTAATTGAACAAGGTTTTCTTGCTCCCGGTGTTGTTTTGATGGATCGTCAGCGTCGTGTTTTTGCAACCGTAACATCAGATAGTACTATCGTTAGTGGTAATCAAAGAGGATCAATTCACAAAATTGGTGCATTTGTTACAAATGCACCTTCTTGTAATGGGTGGACTTTTTGGCATTTTGAGAGAGATGGTGTGTTGCTAGCACTGGATGTGTTACGCACCGAATATAATCAGATGGTCCAAAAAGGAAAATAA